TCCTGCCTGCGCACATCATCCACATCCAGCCGCATCCCCAGATCATGGGGGTTCGCCACCTCGTCTGCGGTCACCAGCCACGGGCCCATTGGCGCAAATGTGTCGTGGCTTTTGCCTTTGGTCCACTGGCCCTGACGTTCAGCCTGCCATGACCGTTCGGAAACATCGTTGACGATCAGATAGCCCGCGACGTGGGAGAGGGCATCGGCCTGTGTGACGTTCTTGGCACGGGTGCCAATGACAAAGGCCAGTTCGACCTCCCAATCAACCTTTGCAGCACCTTGGGGCAGTTCAACATCGTCATCGGGGCCACAAATCGCAGTGGTCGCCTTGAGAAAGACAATCGGCTCGCTTGGCACGTCCATTCCGGATTCAGCCGCGTGATCGGAATAGTTCAGGCCGATGCCGATCAGCTTGCCCACACTTCCGACACACGGACCGACGCGGGGCGTTCCCGCGACAAGCGGCAGCGCGGTGTGGTCCAGTCCGGCAATTCGTGCCAAGGCGTCCGGCCCCAGAATACGCCCGTCGATGTCGGGCACTTCGTCCGACAAATCGCGCAGGGCACCGTCGGCATCAATCAATCCGGGTCGTTCTTCTCCAGCTTTGCCATAGCGCACCAGTTTCATGTCTCTCTACCTTTTCATTAGCGTAAAAGCTCAGCCGCCCGCGCGTCTAATAGACCGCGATTTGCGGGAATACGATCAGCAGCCCCACTGCCAGCACCTGCAAACAGATAAACGGCACAAGGGATCGGAAGATTTCGCCCAGCGAAATCTCGGGCGGTGTCACACTTTTCAGATAGAACGCGGCGGGACCAAAGGGCGGTGTCAGGAACGACACCTGCATGTTCATCGCAAAAAGAACGCCGAACCAGATCGGATCAAGCCCCAGATCGCGGATCACCGGCACAAAAATCGGCATGGTCAACAGCGCAATTCCGACCCAGTCCAGAAACATACCCAGCAGGAACAGGATCAGCATCATCGTCAACACAATGATCGTCGGGTTGTCGGACACGCCCGCAATCAGCGACGAAATGAAGTCGATGCCGCCCATCAGGTTGTAAACACCCACCAACGCACTGGCGCCAATACCGATCCAGACGATCATGCCGACAGTGGTCAGCGTATGCTTGGCCGCGTCGATCAGCATGGCAAAGCTGAATTCGCGCCGCAGTATGGTCGACAGGATCACTCCGGCGACGCCTACGGCAGAGGCTTCGGTGACCGATGCGATACCCCCGTAGATCGACCCCAGCACAAAGAAAACCACCAGCATCGGCAGGATCAGTCCACGGATCAGGGCCAGCCGTTCGCGGGCGGGCATCTTCTCGACCACCGGCGTTGGAGCAGCAGCAGGATCGGTGTACGAGCGGAACAAAACATAGGTCACATAGAAACCCGCCAGCATAAAACCCGGTACAAAGGACGCGGTAAAAAGCTCTCCGACCGAGACATTCGCCGTCAGCCCGTAAATGATAAGAACAATCGACGGCGGCACCATCGTGCCCAGCGATCCACCGGCGCAAACCACACCGATCGCCAGCCGCCGGTTATACCCCTGCCGCAACATCTGCGGCAGCGCGACAAGACCCAGCAGAACAATTTCACCGCCGATGATACCGCTCATCGCGGCAAGGATAACCGCGACAAAGATCGTCTGCACAGCCACGCCTCCGCGCACACGGCCCGCGACCAGTTTCATCGCGTCAAACAGATCGCGCGCAATACCCGACCGGTCAAGGATTGCGGCCATCAGCACAAACATCGGAACCGAGACAAAAACAAAGGAAGAGACAAAGGAATAAACGCGACTGGTAATCAGCGGCACCGAAGCGGGGCCAAACCAGCCAAGCGCGAACAGCAACGCGACCAGAAGTGTGACCAGCGCCAGCGGCATCCCTGTCAGCAGCAGAAACAACAACAGCCCGAACATCACCAGCGTGCCCAACTCGATGCCAAGGCTGCTCAGGTCGGTCAGTGCGGAAAGGAATGGCATCAGTTACCTGTCTTTCTGTGCGCGCGTGCAGCCCGCAAATAGTTGAAGGCCAGCACCAGAAACTGGCAGCACATCACGATAAGAACGCAAAAGAGGAAGATCTTGACCAATGCGGGCGCGGGCGAATTCCACGCGCTGCCGCTGGTTTCAAGGTACAGATCACCCGAAGGCCGGTAGATCGCCTTTTTAACCATCCGCCACGCGGCCCACGCAAAAAAGCCGGTGGAGAAGGCGCAAACCAGCGAAATCACCACATCCAGCATTTGCCGCGCGCGCCCCTTTACCAGATCGTAAATCAGCACGACGCGGATATGGGAATTGCGACAAACGCACAGCAACCCACCAAAGATAAAGGTGATCGCGCTGAGAAACATGGAAGTTTCATGTGCCCATGTCGTGGGTGCGTTGAAAAAGTAACGCATGACCACCTCAAGCACGAGCGTCGCCATGGCCAGCAACATTCCGGCAGCGAAGATCGTAGAAATGCGGTCGATGATCCGACCAAGCCGCCCCGCCTGAGGCAAGGGCCGCCCGCGTTCGGCCATCGCAGCGGGGATCGCCTCGGGGGCGATGTTTTCACGTTGCGCCATAGCGTACCGTCCAGATCATTAAGGAGAAGGTCACGCGGGCAGAAGCCTGCCCGCGCAGGGTGCTCAGTCGAGCATACCTTGTTGTTCCAGATAGGCGGTCAGGATGTCATAGACCTGCTTGGCATTGTCAGACTGACCGGCAACATTTTCCCACTGCTCCATTGCGATGGTCCGGAAACGGGCGCGCTCTTCTGTGGGCCAGTTGTGGACAGTGATCTCCGGATTTGCCT
This DNA window, taken from Pseudosulfitobacter pseudonitzschiae, encodes the following:
- a CDS encoding fumarylacetoacetate hydrolase family protein, with the protein product MKLVRYGKAGEERPGLIDADGALRDLSDEVPDIDGRILGPDALARIAGLDHTALPLVAGTPRVGPCVGSVGKLIGIGLNYSDHAAESGMDVPSEPIVFLKATTAICGPDDDVELPQGAAKVDWEVELAFVIGTRAKNVTQADALSHVAGYLIVNDVSERSWQAERQGQWTKGKSHDTFAPMGPWLVTADEVANPHDLGMRLDVDDVRRQDGSTRTLIFGIAHLVSYLSTFMTLEPGDVVTTGTPPGVGLGMQPQVFLQEGQMMRLEIDGLGVQQQRCVRKAVS
- a CDS encoding TRAP transporter small permease subunit, translating into MAQRENIAPEAIPAAMAERGRPLPQAGRLGRIIDRISTIFAAGMLLAMATLVLEVVMRYFFNAPTTWAHETSMFLSAITFIFGGLLCVCRNSHIRVVLIYDLVKGRARQMLDVVISLVCAFSTGFFAWAAWRMVKKAIYRPSGDLYLETSGSAWNSPAPALVKIFLFCVLIVMCCQFLVLAFNYLRAARAHRKTGN
- a CDS encoding TRAP transporter large permease, which translates into the protein MPFLSALTDLSSLGIELGTLVMFGLLLFLLLTGMPLALVTLLVALLFALGWFGPASVPLITSRVYSFVSSFVFVSVPMFVLMAAILDRSGIARDLFDAMKLVAGRVRGGVAVQTIFVAVILAAMSGIIGGEIVLLGLVALPQMLRQGYNRRLAIGVVCAGGSLGTMVPPSIVLIIYGLTANVSVGELFTASFVPGFMLAGFYVTYVLFRSYTDPAAAPTPVVEKMPARERLALIRGLILPMLVVFFVLGSIYGGIASVTEASAVGVAGVILSTILRREFSFAMLIDAAKHTLTTVGMIVWIGIGASALVGVYNLMGGIDFISSLIAGVSDNPTIIVLTMMLILFLLGMFLDWVGIALLTMPIFVPVIRDLGLDPIWFGVLFAMNMQVSFLTPPFGPAAFYLKSVTPPEISLGEIFRSLVPFICLQVLAVGLLIVFPQIAVY